In a single window of the Acipenser ruthenus chromosome 8, fAciRut3.2 maternal haplotype, whole genome shotgun sequence genome:
- the LOC117405907 gene encoding myotubularin-related protein 2 yields MENSVSSDSLGSKQSSSRQPSVDSLSSSSTSRSDRSYHTKPDPSSDSVSTSTDFSPELRVLRDANKLAQLEEPRLLPKESIQDMAKDVTYICPFIGDIRGTLTVTNYRLFFKCMDKDPAFVLDIPLGVISRIEKIGGASSRGEVSYGLVCKDIRNLRFAHKQEGDARRSIFENLMKFAFPVSNNQQMFAFEYGQIFPGNGWKVYDPIAEYKRQGLLNESWRVTKINDHYELCDTYPAVLVVPVNIPDEELKKVAAFRAKGRIPVLSWIHPESQATVTRCSQPMVGVNGKRCKEDEKYLQAIMDANAQSHKLFIFDARPSVNAVANKTKGGGFESEDAYQNAELVFLDIHNIHVMRESLRKLKEVVYPDIEESRWLSNLESTHWLEHIKLILAGALRIADKVESGKTSVVVHCSDGWDRTAQLTSLAMLMLDSYYRTIQGFQVLIEKEWLSFGHRFQLRIGHGDKNHTDADRSPVFLQFIDCVWQMTRQFPAAFEFNEYFLITILDHLYSCLFGTFLCNGEQQRVKEELQKKTVSLWSYINSQLQEFTNPLYVNYSNHVLFPVVSVRHLELWVGYYIRWNPRMRPQEPVHQRYKELLAKRAELQKKVEELQREVTNRSASSSSERAGSPARSITPVQTFV; encoded by the exons ATGGAGAATAGTGTGAGTAGCGACAGCCTCGGGTCCAAGCAGTCATCCTCCCGGCAGCCCAGTGTGGATTCATTATCCAG TTCTTCCACATCCCGATCTGATCGCTCCTACCACACAAAGCCGGATCCATCATCTGATTCCGTTTCCACATCAACAGACTTCTCACCAGAGCTCAGG GTGCTAAGGGATGCTAATAAATTGGCTCAGTTGGAAGAACCGCGCTTGCTACCAAAGGAATCGATACAGGACATGG CCAAAGATGTTACTTATATCTGTCCATTCATTGGTGACATAAGAGGGACCTTGACTGTTACAAACTACAGACTGTTTTTCAAATGCATGGACAAG GATCCAGCGTTTGTTCTTGACATTCCACTGGGGGTGATCAGTCGAATTGAGAAGATTGGGGGAGCTTCGAGCCGTGGGGAGGTTTCTTACGGGCTGGTCTGTAAA gaCATACGAAACCTGCGGTTTGCTCATAAACAGGAAGGGGACGCCAGGAGATCCATATTTGAGAATCTCATGAAGTTTGCATTTCCTGTTTCCAACAACCag caAATGTTTGCATTTGAATATGGGCAGATTTTCCCTGGTAATGGCTGGAAAGTGTATGACCCCATTGCAGAGTATAAGAGACAG GGATTGCTCAACGAAAGCTGGAGAGTAACAAAGATCAATGACCATTATGAGCTGTGTGATACCTACCCTGCTGTGCTGGTTGTGCCAGTGAACATTCCTGATGAAGAATTAAAGAAAGTGGCAGCCTTCCGAGCCAAAGGGAGAATCCCA GTGTTGTCATGGATCCACCCAGAGAGTCAGGCCACAGTGACGCGCTGCAGCCAACCCATGGTGGGGGTGAACGGGAAGCGCTGCAAGGAGGATGAGAAGTACCTGCAGGCTATCATGGATGCCAACGCCCAGTCACACAAACTATTCATCTTCGATGCCCGGCCCAGTGTCAACGCTGTTGCCAACAAG ACGAAAGGAGGAGGCTTCGAGAGCGAGGACGCCTACCAGAACGCAGAGCTGGTCTTCTTGGACATACACAACATCCACGTGATGAGGGAGTCCCTGCGCAAACTCAAGGAGGTGGTCTACCCCGACATCGAGGAGTCCCGCTGGCTCTCCAACCTGGAGTCCACACACTGGCTGGAGCACATCAAG ttgaTCCTGGCAGGAGCTCTGCGCATTGCTGATAAGGTGGAGTCTGGGAAGACCTCTGTGGTGGTGCACTGCAGCGACGGTTGGGACCGGACTGCCCAGCTTACCTCCCTGGCCATGCTGATGCTGGATAGTTATTACCGTACTATCCAGGGTTTCCAGGtgctcattgagaaggagtggcTCAGCTTCGGACACCGCTTCCAGCTG AGAATTGGCCATGGGGACAAGAATCACACAGATGCAGACAGGTCacctgtatttttgcagttcattGACTGTGTGTGGCAGATGACAAGACAG TTTCCTGCAGCGTTTGAGTTCAACGAATACTTTCTGATCACCATATTAGACCACCTGTACAGCTGCTTGTTTGGAACATTCCTTTGTAACGGTGAACAGCAGCGAGTAAAAGAG gaacTGCAGAAAAAGACTGTCTCACTGTGGTCATACATTAACAGCCAGCTGCAGGAGTTCACCAACCCACTGTATGTGAACTACTCAAACCACGTTCTGTTCCCAGTGGTGAGCGTGCGCCACCTGGAGCTCTGGGTGGGGTACTACATCAGGTGGAACCCAAGAATGAGACCACAG